In the Bacillus solimangrovi genome, one interval contains:
- a CDS encoding arsenate reductase family protein, whose product MGLTFYWYPKCGTCRKAKKWFDEHGVEYKEVHIVESPPSRDQIEDLYKSSGLELKKFFNTSGKKYRELDLKDKVKTAEPDELLDLLASDGMLLKRPIVTDGEKVTVGFKEEQFVEVWNK is encoded by the coding sequence ATGGGATTGACATTTTACTGGTATCCGAAGTGTGGTACTTGTCGTAAGGCTAAGAAATGGTTTGATGAGCACGGCGTAGAATATAAAGAAGTACATATTGTAGAATCTCCACCATCTCGTGATCAAATTGAGGACTTGTATAAGTCGAGTGGTCTAGAGTTAAAGAAATTTTTCAATACAAGTGGAAAGAAATATCGAGAGCTTGATTTGAAAGACAAAGTGAAAACGGCTGAACCAGACGAGTTATTGGATTTGTTAGCATCTGATGGTATGTTATTAAAACGACCAATTGTAACTGATGGAGAGAAGGTAACGGTTGGTTTTAAAGAAGAGCAATTTGTAGAGGTTTGGAATAAATAA
- the gcvH gene encoding glycine cleavage system protein GcvH, whose amino-acid sequence MNLPKELRYSEEHEWVKVEGDKVRIGITDFAQSELGDIVFVEVPEVGDEIQADEPFGSVESVKTVSELYAPISGKIVEVNEDLDDSPEFVNESPYEKAWIIVVEPSDMSQVEELMTAEQYQTMVEED is encoded by the coding sequence ATGAATTTACCTAAAGAATTACGTTATTCTGAAGAACATGAGTGGGTTAAAGTTGAAGGCGACAAAGTACGTATTGGAATTACAGATTTTGCTCAATCTGAATTAGGAGACATCGTTTTTGTTGAAGTTCCAGAAGTTGGTGATGAAATTCAAGCAGATGAACCATTTGGTAGTGTTGAATCTGTTAAAACTGTATCTGAACTATATGCTCCAATTAGTGGGAAAATTGTTGAAGTCAATGAAGACCTTGATGATAGTCCAGAATTTGTGAATGAATCACCATATGAAAAAGCATGGATCATTGTTGTTGAGCCATCTGATATGAGTCAAGTAGAAGAGTTAATGACTGCTGAACAATATCAAACAATGGTTGAGGAAGATTAA
- a CDS encoding toprim domain-containing protein, giving the protein MAMVEKVIIVEGRTDKKKIQPIINEPVTIICTNGTVSLTKIDELIELYILEEKDVYILADADSAGDKLRNQFKRELPEAEHIYIDRAYREVATSPVNHLATVLTGANFDVNPEFLLK; this is encoded by the coding sequence ATGGCTATGGTAGAGAAAGTAATTATAGTTGAAGGACGTACAGATAAAAAGAAGATACAACCTATTATTAATGAACCTGTTACTATTATTTGCACGAACGGAACAGTAAGTCTTACAAAAATTGATGAATTAATTGAACTATATATACTAGAGGAAAAGGATGTATATATTTTAGCTGATGCAGATTCGGCTGGGGATAAGCTGCGAAATCAATTCAAACGTGAATTACCAGAAGCTGAACATATTTACATTGACCGAGCTTATCGAGAAGTAGCTACATCACCAGTAAATCATTTAGCAACGGTCTTAACAGGGGCTAATTTTGATGTAAATCCTGAATTTTTGTTGAAATGA
- a CDS encoding thioredoxin family protein, whose translation MIPVKQREFERIVDEEGLTYFYLYTPMCGTCQLASKMLTIVEEAIPSLEINKIDLNYIPDYAKKWEVESVPCLIVYDEKSVKDRIYAFQSVDYLFRYFKQQ comes from the coding sequence ATGATACCAGTAAAACAGAGAGAATTTGAACGAATCGTGGATGAAGAGGGGTTAACCTATTTTTATTTATATACGCCAATGTGTGGTACATGTCAGCTTGCCAGTAAGATGCTTACGATCGTAGAAGAGGCGATTCCATCATTAGAAATTAACAAAATTGACCTGAATTATATACCAGATTATGCGAAAAAATGGGAGGTTGAAAGTGTACCCTGTTTAATTGTTTATGATGAAAAGTCAGTAAAAGATCGAATATATGCATTCCAATCGGTTGATTATCTATTTCGATACTTCAAACAACAATAA
- the sigI gene encoding RNA polymerase sigma-I factor, with translation MFPFLFISWIPKKNDSNINVEELVFEAQKGNDEIRNDLLEKYQPFIKKVISKVCQRYISESMDEYSVGLLAFNEAIDQYQANQGSKFLTFANMVIRRRVIDYIRKEQRHRQHYAWDYEENDKDVQYEESYIEQRTSIENYELKKQQEERLEQIMEYRDLLATFKISFDTLSKQCPKHWDARENAKQIAKLIAEDPEFVEYLMTKKRLPIRHLEKKVSCSRKTIERNRKYIIAVSLIHIGGFEALQSYIEPQKGGE, from the coding sequence ATGTTCCCATTTTTATTTATTTCATGGATACCAAAGAAAAATGACTCAAATATAAATGTAGAAGAGCTCGTATTCGAAGCTCAAAAAGGTAATGATGAAATTCGAAACGACTTATTGGAAAAGTATCAACCGTTTATAAAAAAAGTGATTTCTAAAGTGTGTCAAAGATATATATCAGAATCTATGGACGAATACAGTGTTGGTCTATTGGCCTTCAATGAAGCAATTGATCAATATCAAGCAAACCAAGGTAGTAAATTTTTAACATTCGCCAATATGGTTATTAGAAGGCGAGTTATTGACTACATTCGCAAAGAACAGCGCCATAGGCAACATTATGCTTGGGATTATGAAGAGAATGACAAAGATGTTCAGTATGAAGAAAGTTACATTGAGCAGCGGACATCAATTGAAAACTATGAATTGAAGAAACAGCAAGAAGAGCGTCTTGAACAGATTATGGAGTACAGAGATCTACTTGCTACGTTTAAAATATCATTTGATACGTTAAGCAAACAATGTCCAAAACATTGGGATGCCCGTGAAAATGCAAAACAGATAGCAAAATTAATAGCAGAAGATCCTGAGTTTGTAGAATATTTGATGACTAAGAAGAGATTACCAATAAGACATTTGGAGAAAAAAGTTTCTTGCAGTCGCAAAACGATAGAGAGGAATCGAAAGTATATAATAGCCGTTTCATTAATCCATATTGGAGGATTTGAAGCACTACAATCTTATATTGAACCACAGAAAGGAGGAGAATGA